In Oncorhynchus mykiss isolate Arlee chromosome 19, USDA_OmykA_1.1, whole genome shotgun sequence, the sequence acgaattgcaaaaatcgctgaagttggatacttatatctccctcactaactttaagcatcagctatctgagcagcttaccaatcactgcagctgtacacagctcatctgtaaatagtccatccaaCTACCCACCTcatcccatattgtttttataaaCCTTTTTGTtgttcttttgcacaccagtatttctacttgcacatcatcatctgcacatctatcactccagtattcatttgctaaattgtaattacttcgctactatgacctatttattgccttacccccTTTTGCACATATTACCTCCATTTACCTCCATTTGCACATATTGCACATATTGTATACAgactttctactgtgttattgactgtacttttgtttatcccatgtgtaactctgtgttgttgtttattgtcgcaccgctttgctttatcttggccaggtttcagttgtaaatgagaacttattctcaactggcctacctggttaaataaaggtgatttaatatttttttttttaaaggttatAATATAGGGTATAGGCAATAGGATATACCTCCGTCAATGTCAATGAGAGAATGATATGTTGGACACACTAACAGAAGCCAATAAAGGCTGTGCTTTATTGCTAGCATCTCATTTCCCTCTCCTCCAGTAGTCTCAAGCCTGTTCTTCAGCCCTGactctctttatttttttaaataatgagtTTTTAGGGATGGATCTTTCATCTCTGAGGAGCACATCTGTGAGAATGGTAATTAAACCCCCCCAGTTGCTAAATTAGCATTGAACTCAATGGGATGGAGGAGTATAGCGATGGATGAGAGAGCGATATGCCAAGAAAAGGTATTATGAGACATCGGGGGCACTTtaggaacagggagggagggagggtaaggtAATTATGATGAATGGAACTTCACCATTTAAATTTCTCTCCTGAacatctaccctctctctctctctccatatcccctTCCCTTCAAACCTCTCTCTTCTaaacctctctcttctcctccacccctccccctgtctctggtCAGGATTTGGCATGACCACCCCGACCACGGTCAGTGGCAAAGTCTTCCTCATCTTCTATGGCCTGATCGGCTGCGCCTCCACCATCCTATTCTTCAACCTCTTCCTGGAGCGCATCATCACCGTGCTCGCCTTCGTGCTCAAGTCATGCCACGATCTGAAGCGCCGGCGCCAGGGCGTCATGCCCCACGATGGCCCCAGGGGGGCGCCACCGCCAGGACCCAGAGATAGAGGCAGGGACAGTCTGGCTGGATGGAAGCCTTCTGTGTACTACGTGATGCTGATTCTTTGTGTAGCTGCTGTGGTGATATCCTGCTGTGCCTCGGCCATGTATTCAGCGGTGGAGGGGTGGGGCTATCTGGACTCGCTGTACTTCTGTTTTGTGGCGTTCAGCACCATCGGGTTCGGGGACATGGTAAGCAGTCAGAGAGTTACGTACGAAGGGAACCAGACAGCCTACAGACTGGGGAACTTCCTGTTTATATTGATGGGTGTCTGCTGTATCTACTCGCTGTTCAACGTCATATCCATTGTCATCAAGCAGGTGAGGATTTTTTGTTTCATTTATGTTTGTTTTATGAGCAGTTGTGGTTGcacgcatgcacagacacacacattgtgGGAGATGGCGTGCATtcactctctgtctttactctgTCCTTTCCTATTGGCTATCCCTCTCttgctcttcctcctctttttctctctcacacacacacacaccagccagcctCTTTCTCTAGGTATGTGGGAGTTTTACCAGAGCACTATCATTAGCAATGTTACAGAATTTCAAAGTTTCAtaaaaacaatacaatacaatattttCCCAAAACTCAAGCAGACACTCAACTGGCTGCTGAGAAAGCTGGACATCTTCTCCTACCGAGGTTGCTGCCACTGCTGCCCCGCCGGGATCGCGAAGAGATTGCCCCCGCGCCGGAATGCCGTGATGCCCAGCGGCACTGGACATGGACACTCTCCGGCGCAGCGGACTGTCTCTATAGAAACGGACGCGTTGAACGAGAGTGAGACGGACGGAGGACGGCGGATGTCAGGGGAGATGATCTCCATTAGGGACTTCCTGGCAGCCAATAAGGTGAGAGGGTCACCGGGTAAAAATAACATTAAAAGTTCCCTCTGTTACTTTcatctctggtcaaaagtgttGCCCCTGCACTTTATAATTTGAGGGCATGGGTCATGTTTTGACTGTATTTACAGTATCTAGTACCCGGAGTGGCCAATAGGGCTAGGGCCCAATTTAAATCAATGTTTCAGCCTGCACCTGATCTATGTTTCTTAGTGCTGTCATGCAATATGGAATGTGTGATATATTGTCTGTATTGTTGGAAATATATTTATGTGTATTGGAGATGCAAACCCTGCACAAATGTAACTGTTACAAAGGGACAGTCAAGTTTGGTAACACTTAAAGGTACACTCAGTGAGATGAAGTTGCATGCACGAAGTAAACACAATGACCTTTAAATGGCAACCGGGCTACAACACAGATCTCCTGTGCTACGGATTGAACCGAGCCCTAAGAAGCGCTGAAGCGCGAGGCTAAACTTCTTTTGCCACTTTGTAAGCAGTATAAAGCACACATCTGCACGTGCTCTGTGTGACAATGTGTGAGAGCAAAGTCTTGCCTGCAGGCATGCTTTAAATCTTGTTTTGAACATGTAGGagcctttataatgtcttatCTTTTGTCTAGTTATGACAGTATCATGTGaacctctcctcgcctctccagGTGAACCTGGACCTGATGCAGAAGCAGCTGTCGGAGGCAGCAACCAATGGGATCCCTCGGCCTTCCGTCTCCAACCAAAACAGACAGAATGGTTTCTCTGGGGGAGTAGGGGCACTGGGCATCATGAACAACAGGCTGGCTGAGACCAGTGTGGATAGATGACTGAATATTACAGTCATTATGTAGGCTTACTGCACACCATACAGAGAATGATCAAAACAGATACTACATCTCTCAAAACCATGTGATTCGAGAGACAAAGTGGACAGCAGTCACTGAAGGAGGGATTCCCAAGAACTGGTTTGGGTCGGGTCCAAAAGTTTTACATAGGTCACAGTTGGAAAAGGTTTTGGAATGGAACCATTTTCTGTAGCCCATTGAACGTGGTCCATAGAGACACTGTACACTGTAGGGAAAACAACTACAATGAGAATATCAGAAAACATCCTATGGAGCCTCAAAGAGCAGACCTCATCAGAGCTTTTACATAGCGTTAGAATGACTAATCGTTTGTCAGCAATGTGTGGCACTCTTCGTTATgcatggcagccattttgtcccagaatgTTCAGTGACCGTGACACATCAGCCATTGTGGTGGAGATGTTAGGGGTTATGACGCCAAACGGTCTTGTCCACGATCATGTATGCCTTTCCCTTATTGACACGTGTACAGTATTTGTTATTGACAGCTATGGTGTTGTTTTGTAGGAGACAGATCATGCTTTTATGCTTGAATAGGTGATCAGAAATTGAAATCAATTGTCAAATTCATAAAGATCTTGATTGAGGAACTCCCCTTCACTCTGCCTTAAAAAAAATCATCAAGATATCACACTATATTGTAAATACTGTTCCAAAAATGTTATAAACTACAAGGAAAA encodes:
- the kcnk13a gene encoding potassium channel subfamily K member 13a isoform X1: MACRRGCCCGVVNEDNARFLTLAVLIVLYLLCGAAVFSALEQPKELQANEQWAQRFERFTQKHSLNRTDLETFLRFYEEANIAGIRVDTLRPRWDFTGAFYFVGTVVSTIGFGMTTPTTVSGKVFLIFYGLIGCASTILFFNLFLERIITVLAFVLKSCHDLKRRRQGVMPHDGPRGAPPPGPRDRGRDSLAGWKPSVYYVMLILCVAAVVISCCASAMYSAVEGWGYLDSLYFCFVAFSTIGFGDMVSSQRVTYEGNQTAYRLGNFLFILMGVCCIYSLFNVISIVIKQQTLNWLLRKLDIFSYRGCCHCCPAGIAKRLPPRRNAVMPSGTGHGHSPAQRTVSIETDALNESETDGGRRMSGEMISIRDFLAANKVNLDLMQKQLSEAATNGIPRPSVSNQNRQNGFSGGVGALGIMNNRLAETSVDR
- the kcnk13a gene encoding potassium channel subfamily K member 13a isoform X2, which produces MACRRGCCCGVVNEDNARFLTLAVLIVLYLLCGAAVFSALEQPKELQANEQWAQRFERFTQKHSLNRTDLETFLRFYEEANIAGIRVDTLRPRWDFTGAFYFVGTVVSTIGFGMTTPTTVSGKVFLIFYGLIGCASTILFFNLFLERIITVLAFVLKSCHDLKRRRQGVMPHDGPRGAPPPGPRDRGRDSLAGWKPSVYYVMLILCVAAVVISCCASAMYSAVEGWGYLDSLYFCFVAFSTIGFGDMVSSQRVTYEGNQTAYRLGNFLFILMGVCCIYSLFNVISIVIKQTLNWLLRKLDIFSYRGCCHCCPAGIAKRLPPRRNAVMPSGTGHGHSPAQRTVSIETDALNESETDGGRRMSGEMISIRDFLAANKVNLDLMQKQLSEAATNGIPRPSVSNQNRQNGFSGGVGALGIMNNRLAETSVDR